A genomic stretch from Aedes albopictus strain Foshan chromosome 2, AalbF5, whole genome shotgun sequence includes:
- the LOC109412699 gene encoding nucleosome assembly protein 1-like 1: MRNELIKIDLLASVIQNLTTTISPYATASSSKAQPIFQLLPNLSIKFNQLQAVTMLPPSINTKIQALNKIQHELLSKEAEFHKHVHSMEMEFQKTLGALYEKRKQIVSGSYDPIKKDLLNPEEFETGPAEGQPKGIPDFWLNVFKKTPLIQCMIWEADEPALKHLVDIRAVMFDQPKQGFTLQFEFEPNDYFSNEVLTKQYLMECAPHEEELAKFNGFEIYDTVGCEIDWKEGFKLTAHSPQTGQERKLSSFFNFFQPKKMLEDCEPYVRKQLLETDFEIGYFIKERLVPRAVMFYNGDISDDDEEDEEEEDISDDGQSIPEEPKPE; the protein is encoded by the coding sequence ATGAGAAACGAACTTATCAAAATCGATCTTCTTGCAAGTGTCATTCAAAATCTGACCACCACCATATCTCCATACGCCACGGCCAGTTCTTCCAAAGCACAGCCCATATTCCAACTGCTTCCAAACCTATCCATAAAATTCAACCAACTTCAAGCGGTCACAATGCTTCCACCAAGCATCAACACCAAAATTCAAGCTCTCAACAAAATCCAACACGAACTGCTTAGCAAGGAAGCCGAGTTCCACAAGCACGTCCACTCGATGGAAATGGAGTTCCAGAAAACGCTGGGCGCACTGTACGAGAAGCGCAAGCAAATCGTTTCCGGCTCGTACGACCCCATCAAGAAAGACCTCCTCAATCCGGAGGAGTTCGAAACTGGCCCAGCCGAGGGTCAACCCAAAGGCATCCCAGACTTCTGGCTCAACGTTTTTAAGAAGACGCCCCTTATCCAATGTATGATCTGGGAAGCGGACGAGCCGGCCCTGAAGCATCTGGTCGACATCCGTGCGGTCATGTTCGATCAACCGAAACAGGGTTTCACCTTGCAGTTCGAATTTGAACCAAACGACTATTTCAGCAACGAAGTTCTCACAAAGCAGTATTTGATGGAGTGCGCCCCGCATGAAGAAGAGCTAGCCAAATTCAACGGATTTGAGATCTACGATACAGTTGGATGCGAAATCGATTGGAAGGAAGGGTTCAAATTAACTGCCCACAGTCCACAGACGGGGCAAGAACGGAAGCTAAGCTCATTTTTCAACTTTTTCCAACCCAAGAAAATGCTAGAGGATTGCGAGCCATATGTTAGGAAGCAGCTTTTGGAAACGGATTTCGAGATCGGGTATTTCATCAAGGAGCGATTGGTTCCCCGGGCGGTAATGTTCTACAATGGGGATATATCGGATGACGATGAGgaggatgaagaagaagaagatatatcGGACGATGGGCAGTCTATTCCAGAAGAACCAAAACCAGAGTAG